GGGGGGTGAGCGGCCTCGCCGCGGCGAACGCGGCCGGAATCACCCTGACCGCGGGGCTGCTGCTCGGCGGGGCACGAGCAAAGAGCTCTCGCCGGAGCGGGCTCGCCGACGACTCCGGCACCGGCGTCGGCGGCACCCCCACCGCCCGCAACGTCGTCCCCCTTCGCCTCCGCCATGTCCTCACGCACCTCGGCCGACCGCTGGGCGCCGCCTTCGGCGCCACCGCCTCGGGCGCCTTCGCCGCGAGCCGGTTCGAGGCACCCCTGCCCGGCCTGCTCATGGGCGTTGCGGCCGTGGCCGTCGTCTTCGTCCTGCTCGGCGTCGCGCTGGGCGAGCAGGGCGTCGCATCCGCACTCCGTTCCGTACGTTCCGTGACCAGAAGGCTTCCGTATGTCCGTTCCCGTTGACAGCGGCACGCGTGCCGTACGCTCCCCGGCCCCGGTCCCGTGGGTGGCGATGTACCACTCCGTGGGCGACTGCTCGGACGACCCCTACCGCATCACCGTCACCCCGGACCGCCTGGACCGGCAGCTGGCCTGGATGCGTCGGCGGGGGCTGCGCGGCGTGTCCGTGGCCGAGTTGCTCGCCGCACGCGAACGGGGCGAGGACCGGGGTCTGGTGGGGCTGACGTTCGACGACGGGTACGGCGACTTCGTCGACGCCGCCCTTCCGGTGCTGCGCCGTCACGACTGCGGCGCCACCCTCTTCGTCCTGCCGGGCCGGCTCGGCGGACACAACGCGTGGGATCCGCTGGGTCCGCGCAAGCCGCTGCTGACCGCCGACGGCATCCGGGCCGCGGCCGGGCAGGGCGTCGAGATCGGCTCGCACGGTCTGACGCACCTGGATCTGACGAAGGCCGACGACATCACTCTCAAGGCCGAGGTCGTCGAAAGCAGAGTGGCCCTCGCCGAGCTGACCGGTACTCCGGTCGCCGGGTTCTGCTACCCGTACGGCACGGTGGACCGGCGGGCCGTCGACGCCGTTCGGGACGCCGGGTACGCGTACGCCTGCGCCATCGACCCCGGCCCGCTCACCGGCCCGCACGCGCTGCCCCGGCTGCACATCGGGCAGCACGACACCGCCGTACGCCTGCTGCTGAAGTACAAGCTGCACCGGCTGCGCCGCCGCCCGGTGGAGGGGGTGTGATGAAGGCCCTGCACATCATCACCGGCCTCGGTGTCGGCGGCGCCGAACAGCAACTGCGGCTGCTGCTGCGGCACCTGCCCGTCGACTGCGATGTCGTGACGCTCACCGACCCGGGCCCGGTCGCCGACGGCCTGATCGCCGACGGCGTCCGCGTCACCCACGTGGGTATGGCCGGCAACCGGGACCTCGGCGTCCTGCCCCGCCTCACCCGCCACATCCGCGCCGGCGACTACGACCTGGTGCACACCCACCTCTACCGCGCCTGCGTCTACGGCCGTCTCGCCGCCCGTCTCGCCGGGATAAGGGCCGTCGTCGCCACCGAGCACTCTCTGGGCGAGTCCCAGATGGAGGGCCGTCGGCTGACCGCCGGCGTCCGCGCGCTGTATCTCGCCAGTGAACGCCTCGGCCGCCGAACGGTCGCCGTCTCCCCCACGGTCGCCGCCCGGCTGGAGCGCTGGGGTGTCCCAGCCGCCCGGATCGCGGTCGTCCCCAACGGCATCGACCTGGCCCGGTTCCGCTTCGACCCGGCCCGGCGGCAGCGCACCCGGCAGCGATTCGGCCTGCCGGAGACCGCGTACGTCGTCGGGGCCGTCGGACGCCTCACCGCCGGCAAGCGCTTCGATCTCGCCATCCGGGCCCTTGCCCACCTCCCAGGCGCATACCGGCTGTTGCTGGTCGGCGGCGGCCCCGAGGCGAACGTGCTGCGCCGCACCGCGCACGAGGCAGGTGTCGCCGACCGCGTCCTGTTCACCGGCGAACGCCCCTACGTGGCGGACGGCTCCCCGGGCCCTGATCTGCCGTCCCTCACGGCCGCGATGGACCTGCTGGTCTCCCCGTCCCCGGAGGAGGCTTTCGGGCTCGCGGTGGTCGAGGCGCTCGCGGCCGGGCTGCCCGTCGTGTACGCCTCCTGCCCGGCGATCGAGGACCTGCCCCCGCACACCGCGCCCACCGCCCGCCGGGTGACCGGCGGCGCCCCGGAGTTCGCCCGCGCCGTCGCCGAGGCCCGCGCGGCCGGTCCCCTGCTCCGCACGGCCCCCGAGGCCGCCCAGCACTACTGCATCACCCGCAACGCCGCCCGACTCATGGACGTCTACGCGACCGCGTTCGCCGCCCCGCGTGAGGCGGCGCCCTCGTCACCGTCACCCCAGGGAGCCAGCACCTGATGACCGAGAACCCCACCGGACAGCACCGCCGGGCCGGCCTGCCCGCCCGCGTCAGGACACTCCCGCCCTGGACCCTGCTCGCGGCCGGCGCGGTCGCCGGCGGACTGCTCGGCGGCGCCTACGGCATGCTGAAGACGCCGACGTACACGGCCACCAGTTACGTCGTCGCCGTACCGACCGAGAAGTCCGACCCGGCCACCGCGCTGGGCTTCGCACAGGCCTACGGCCGGATCGCCACGCAGGTCGCGGTCCTCGGGGACGCACAGGTCTGGTCGGGCGTGCCGGTGAGGACGCTGCGGGACAGCGTGCGAACGGCGACCTCGCCGGACGCGCCGATGCTCGCCGTCACCGCCACCTCCTCCCGGCCCGACCTCGCCGCCGACATGGCCAACGCCGTGGCCCGCGCGCTGACCCGGCACGCCGGTGACATCGCGGGCGCCACCAACGTCGAGCTCCAGCAGTTCGCCCGCGCCACGAAACCCGCCCAGCCGTCCTCCGCCTCCAGCACGGTCACCGGCCTGGTCGGGGCGAGCGCGGGCGGGCTGCTCGGCGGACTCGCCCTGCTCGTACGGCCCCGGCGAAGCACGGACGACTCCGGGCGGACCGCCGCCGTGCCGGGACCGGCCGTCGCCGTCGACGCGCACGGAACGCTGTGAAGCCGTCGTACCGCACCGAGGTCGTCACCGACGAGCCCGCCTTCGCCGAACTCGGCCCCGTCTGGGGTCGCCTGTACGGGCGGTCCGCGACCGCGACGCCGTTCCAGAGCCACGCCTGGCTGCACTCGTGGTGGCTGTCGTACGGCAGGCCCGGGCGGCTGCGGCTGGTGCTGGTGCGCGCGGGCGACGAACTCGTCGCGGCGGCTCCGCTGATGCGGGTGACCCGTCCCCTGCCGTCGCTGGTACCGCTCGGTGGGGCGATCTCCGACTACGGGGACGTCCTGGTGGACGCCGAGCACGGGGAGTCGGCGCTGTCCGCGCTCACCGAGGGGCTCGCGGCGGCGGCGCGCACCGCGCTGATCGACCTGCGGGAGGTCCGTCCTGGCGGCGCGGCCGAGCAGGTGTACGAGCGGTGGCGCGGGCCGCGCCACCGGGTGAGCGACTCGCTGTGCCTGGAGCTGCCGGCCGTACCGATGCCGGATCTGATCGCCCGGCTGCCGTCGAAGTCCCAGCAGCGGGCGCGCGCCAAACTGCGCCGGCTGCACACGCTGGGCATCGAGCCGAGCGTCGTCAAACCCGACGACGTGGAGGGGGCGCTGGCGCGGCTGCTGGAACTGCACCGGTTGCAGTGGCAGGGGCGGAAGGTGACGTCGGAGCACCTGCGGCCGAGGTTCCGTGACCATCTGGTGCGAGCGGCGGCGGAGATGGTGCGCACCGGGGACGCGCTGGTCACCGAGTTCCGGCTGGACCGCGAGGTGGTGGTCGTCGATCTGACGCTGATGTCGCGGCGGCTGATCGGCGGCTATCTGTACGGCGCCCACCCGCGGCTGCGGGAGCACAGGGCGGACGTGGCGGCGATGCTCCTTCAGGCCTGCACCGAGCAGGTCAGCACCGCAGGGATCGGCACGCTGAGCCTGCTGCGCGGCGACGAGCCGTACAAGCACCACTGGCGGCCCACGACCGTCGTCAACCAACGGCTGCTCCTGGCACGGCGGCGCACCGCACCGCTGCTGGCTGCGGCGGTGTGCGCTGCCGGAGCGCGACGCCGGGGCAGGGAGCTGGCGCGCCTGCGGAAAGGGCGTGACGGCGGCGGCAGGTCCTGAACTGGGCCTGCCGCCGTCGGCGGCGCGCCGGGTCACCGGGCGCGCGACCACCAGTCGAACCGCGTGCACAGCTTCCCGCCGAGCCAGTACTCGACCCAGTCGCCCAGGTCCAGCGGCGAGCAGTGGGCCGGGGGTGTCTCGGGCGGCGTGGTCGGAGCGGGCGGCGTCGGCTGCGTGGGCTGCGGGGCCGGGGCGTCGGTGCGGCCGGAGAGTAGCGTCCGGTACACGGCGGCGGACTTCGGATTGTCGTCGCACTGCCAGACGCCGTGCGGGCAGTAGTCGGTCAGGGTGTTGTAGAGCGGTTTGTGCTCATCCATCCAGGCGAGCATTCGGCGCATATATTCCGGGTTGTCACCGTTGCGGAACAGTCCCCATTCGGGATAGGAAATCTGCTTGCCGTGAGCTTTCGCGAATTCCACGTGGTCCTGAAGTCCGTACGGCTCTTTCACCTGTTTGTCGAAGGACAGTCCGGCCGGCTGGTCGTACGCGTCCATTCCGATGATGTCGACCGTGTCGTCCCCCGGATAGCACTGCGTCCAGGGAATGGCGTCCCGGCCGCGTGTCGGGGTGAAGTCGAACCGGAATTCCTGGCCCGGCACCGAACGCATGGTGGTGACGATCCTGTTCCAGTACCGCTTCCAGGCCCGCGGGTCCGGCCCGCAGCGATGGGTGTACGTGATGCCGTTCATCTCCCAGCCGAGCACGATCACCGTGTCCGGTGCCTTCAACGCGACCAGTCGCTCGGCAAGCGCCCGGAAGTGGTGATCGAACTGCCCGGCCGCACCACGCCTCAGCAGCGCCCGGACCGTGGCGTCGGAGAGCCCTTCCTCGTTGCGCTCCAGCATGGGCACGTTCAGGACGAACATCCGGTCGTCCTCGGCGTTGCGCCAGTCCGCCCACGCCTCGAGGAAATCGGGCGCGCCCTCGATGTTGCTCCACCGGTCGCCCGGCAGATATGTGTGCCCGACGCGCAGTTCGGCACCGTCGAGCCAGCGGCTGAGCTGGGCGATCCGCGCAACGCCGCGTTCCCCGTAGTGGAGGTAGGCCCCGAAGGCGGGGAACTGCTTCGCGGGCGGCTTGGGGCTCTGGGGTGTCGCGGGCGCCGCGGGACTCGCCGAAGTGCCGGGGACCGCGGGACTCGCCGGTGTCGTGGGGGGAGCGGGTGTCGCGGGTGTCGTGGGCGCGGGGGCCGGCAGGTCGGGGGTCGCCGTCACCCCCAGTCCCAAGGCGAATACGGGGCCGGTGGCCAGGGCTGCCGACGCGACGACCGTCGCCGCGAGGCACGCCAGCCGACAGGGCCTGACCCGGCGGTGCTGTGCGGCCATGTCTGCTCCTTTCCGCACTTTCGCGCTTGTCCTGTCCGGCGATCGGCGTTCTCTTCGACGGGCGGTGACGGTGACGGCTTGTCCGAAGGCTTTCCGGTCCAGCTACTGACACTCAGTCACATCAGTATGAATTCCGCCAGTGCGCGTGCGACGTACGAGTGCGCCACACCCCCCGCACGGGTGAAACGACCGAAGGAAACCACCGTGTCGCTGTTCGACACCCGCGTCCCCGCCGTTCTGCTGCGGATCGACCGGAATCCCTTTCACCACGGAACCCTGGGAGCCGTGCGTTCGCTCGGCCGAGCGGGGGTGGACGTGCACGTGGTCGCCGACTGCGCGGCCAGCCCGGTCCGTACGTCCCGATACGTCCGGCAACTGCATCCGCCGCCCGGTCCGAACGCGTCCCGCGACGACATCGCCGAGGTCCTCCTCCGGGTCGCTGCCGGGATCGCCCGGCCCGCCGTGCTGATCCCGATGGACGACGCGAGCGCCATCGCGGTGGGCCGCCTGCGCGACGTCCTCGCGGCCGCGTACCTGCTCCCCGCGATCCCGTGCGACCTGCCCGAACGCGTCGCCGACAAGGCCGAACTGGCCTCCGTCTGCGCGGCCTCGGACCTGCCACACCCACGCACGCTGGTCCCCGACAGCACCGACGAGGCCGCCGGAGCCGCCTGGCGCCTCGGGCTGCCGGTAGTGGCGAAGTGGAGCCGCCCCTGGCTGCTGCCCACCGAAACCGGCCTGCGCAGCACCAGGCTCGTGCGCTCCACGCAGGAGGCGCGGGAGCTGTACGCGCGCTCCGAGGAGGCGGGCAGCCGGCTGCTGCTGCAGGAGTTCCTGCCGCCGGGTCCGGACCGCGACTGGTTCTTCCACGGGTACGCCGACCGCTCCGGGACCCTCCGCGCGGGCGGCCCCGGCCGCAAACTGCACGCCTGGCCGCGCGCCGCGGGCCTGACGGCGGTCGGCGAGTGGTCCCCCAACCCCGAGGTGCGGTCGCTCGCCGAACGGCTCGTGGGCGAGCTCGGCTACCACGGCATCCTGGACCTCGACTTCCGCCGCTGCGGCACGACGGGGCGGTACCACCTGCTCGACTTCAACCCGCGCCCGGGAGCGCAGTTCCGGCTGTTCACCGACACCGCCGGACTGGACGTCGTGCGCGCACTGCACCTGGACCTGACCCACCGTCCGCTGCCGGACGGCGCACCCCGGCCCGGCCGGGCGTTCGTGGTGGAGAACTACGCCCCGCTGACCGCGCTCCGCCCGGCCCTCGGTGGCCGTGAACTGGCGTGGCACGCGCGCGACGACCTCGCCCCCGGCCTCGCGATGAGCGCCCTGTGGACCCGGCACGTGCTGCGCCGGCTGCGCGGGCGGCTGCGGCCCGGGCCGACGGTGGAGGTCCGGCCGCGGGTGCCGCTGGTCCGGCAGGCGACGGGACCTGTGGAGTCCGGCCTCACGGGCGCGCCCGGCCTGTCCGACCTCTCGGGTTCTCCCACCGCTTCGGGCTCCTCCGACGTGGAGAGGGCGAGCAGTCGCTGACGCACGGCCCGCCGGTGGGCACCGCCGGTGCGGTCGTGACGGCGCCCCGTGTGACGGTGGTTCGTCACCCGGGGCGCGTCGTTGTCACGGACCTGGTGCGGGGGTCTCCGGCACCGGGTACGTCATCTGCGGAGCGTGGTTCGTCCCCGCCAGTACAACAGGGAACCGCTCAGGATCAGAGCGGCGCTCGCGCCCGAGGCGGCGAGTACGGCCTCGGTGCCGGTGTCGGGAAGGGAGGGCGGGTTCTTGCCGTCACCGCCGGTGGGAGGTGTGTCGGTGGGCGGCTGCTCCACCGGAGGCGAGGGCGGGTTGTCGTCGCCGGGAGGCGATGTCGGCGGTGCCGAGGGGGTCGAAGGCGGCGGGGGCGGCGGCGTGCTGGGGGGCGAAGTGGGCGTGGGCGGGTTCGACGGGGTCGGCGTGGGCGTGGGCGTGGGGGCGTCGCCGTAACCGCTGTCCTCGCCGTAACCGCTGTCCTCGCCGTAACCGCTGTCCTCGCCGTAACCGCCGTAGCCGGTTCCGGAGTCGTCGCCATAGCCGCCCGGGAGGCCCTCGGCGGTGTCCCCGTAGGCGCCCGACGTGTCGTCGGCGGCGCCCGTCCGCGAGGTGTCCCCGGCTTCGGCCTCGTCCGCCGGGACACCGTCGTCGACGTCGGCAGGGACATCGACAGGGACTTCGGCAGGGACTTCGGCAGAGGCATCGGCAGAGGCATCGGCGGGGACATCGCCGGAGCCGTCGTCATGAAGGTCCTCGGAGGACCCTGCATCATCGATGGCGTCGACCTCGTCGAGGCCCCCGGACGAGTATCTTCCCTCGTCGCAGGAGGCGCCGAAGGCCGAGTTCAGGCCGGCGAGGGCGTCGGCCGTGTCGCCGCAGGCGTTCACCGGAACGCCGAGCGGAGCCTCCACGGTGCTGCCCGACGCCACGCCGGGCGATCCCTTGGCCGCCCCGCCCGCCGTCGAGTCGGCGAGGGCGGCGCCGCCGCACAGGGACAGCATGCTCGTCGCGGCGGCCGCCGCGACGACTCCCTTCCTCAGGGTCTGTCGCAATCTCGTTGTCTTCCTGCTCGGAGAGGTGGAGAAGGCCAGCCTTGGAGAGAAGCGGAGTCGTCCAAGGCCGGCCGTGGCGCAGCGAGCGGGTCGGTGCGTTACGTCGTCAGTCGTTGATGCACACGTTGCCGAACGCCGGGTTCAGCGCCGCGATGAAGTTCACGGTGTTGCCGCACACGTTGATCGGAACGTGCACGGGGACCTGAACCACGTTGCCGGACACGACACCCGGGGAGCCGACGGCGGCAGCTCCGGCGCCGGAGTCGGCGAAGGCCGGGGTGGCCATCCCGAGAGCCATGATCGCGCCCGCGACGACAGCAGCGGTCTTCTTCATGAACTTTCCCTTCTCTGCGGTCATGCCTTGTGGACGGCCGAAACCGAGCGAGCACAGCCTGGACGGCTCGCACCATGACCTGCAGCCTGTGAACGAGAAATTGACGCCGGAGAAACCACGGAACATGTCCCACGGAGAAATTCACTCGATCGCCCGAGAAACTCCCCCCCTTGTACGCCAACGGGCGGCCCGCAGAAATCGGCGGACCGCCCGGGAAGTGCGCGAAGGACAGCTCAGTCGCTGTTCGCCGACAGGACCGACAGGTCCTCCAGGATGTGGGTGAGCGCACCGTCCCGCTTGGTGTTCGTGGAGTTGTCCGCGCACTGCTGCTGCGTGTGGTCGGACAGGACCGGGATGTCCTGGACCGTAACGGCCGCGACGTCGACAGCGACCGGGATGTCCTGCACCGCGAGGCACGGCTTGTTGAGCGACCCGTCGACCAGCGAGAGCTGAGGGCTCATGTCGCCCTTGGTCGCCGAGTTGCCGAACGACGACGACGCACCGTTGCCGTTGGCCACGGACGGCCCTGAGTCGTCCCCGACGGCAAGCGCCTGGGGAGCGGCCGCCACCGACATACCGATGACGGAAGCGGCGGCCGCCGCGGCGACCATTGCCTTCTTGAGCACTTCGCTTTCCTTTCTTCGTAGCGACACGTGTCCTACGGCCACATCAACCCGGCCCGCAATGATTGGTTGCGGAGGTTCACCCGGTTGGCCCGGGCATTCCGTACGACCGCCCGATCATCACCGGGAACGACGAACACACAAAGCACCGGGATGTCGGCCGACAGGGTGACGGGGAGAAACCGCTCAATGGCCGTGCAGTTGACCAGAACGCTCCGGGGACGGGGTTTCCTCAGAAAGGACTGGCCAGTGATCAAGAAGGTTATTGCCACCGCTGCGATCGCCGCTTCCGTCGTGGGTGTCTCCGCTGCCGCGGCCCCGCAGGCCCTGGCGGTCGGTGACGACAGCGGCCCCACCACCGCGAACGGCAACGGCGCGCTGCAGAGCTTCGGCAACTCGTCCACGTACGGGACCATGAGCCCGCAGATGGCGCTGATCCAGGGATCCTTCAACAAGCCGTGCCTCGCCGTGAACGACCTCCCGGTCGGTGTCGGCGCCGTGGTCGGCGTCCCGGTCCAGGACATCCCGATCCTGTCGGACCACACGCAGCAGCAGTGCGCCGAGAACTCCACCAACACCAAGCGCGACGGTGCGCTGGCTCACCTGCTGGAGGACGTGTCGGTCCTGTCGGCCAACAGCGAGTGACGTCGCGGCCCGGGGCGGGCCGCCGGTCTTCCGGCGGCCCGCCCTTTCGCATATCCGGACCCGGTGGCTCAGCGGCCGGACGCGTACAGCGCCTCGATCTCCTTCGCGTACGCCGTCGTCACCGCATGCCGTTTGACCTTCAGGGACGGGGTCAGCATGCCGTTCTCCTCGGTGAACTCGCCCTCGACGAGGGTGAAGGCGCGGATCGACTCGGCGCGGGAAACGGCCTCGTTGGCGTAGTCGACGGCCCTTTGCACGGCGGCGCGCAGGCGCGGGTCCCGGCCCACGGTGGACACGGGGGTGCCGGGGGGCAGCTTGTGGACGGCCAGCCAGTGCGCGACCGCGTCGGGGTCGAGGGTGACGAGGGCGCCGACGAAGGGGCGGTTGTCGCCGACGACCAGGCACTGTCCGATCGGTGAGCGGCTGCGCAGTCGGTCCTCCAGGATGGCCGGGGAGACGTTCTTGCCGCCGGAGGTGACGAGGATGTCCTTCTTGCGGCCGGTGATGGTGAGACAGCCGTCCTGGTCCAGGGCGCCCAGGTCGCCGGTGGCGAACCAGCCGTCGGTGAGGACGGCGTCGGTGGCTTCCGGGTTGTTCCAGTAGCCGTCGAAGACGATGCCGCCCCTGATCAGCACCTCGCCGTCGTCGGCGATGCGGACGCCGGTGCCGGGGACGGGCAGGCCGACCGTGCCGGGGCGGGGCCTCAGGGGCGGGACGATCGTGGCCGCGGCCGTGGTCTCGGTCAGGCCGTAGCCCTCGTAGACGACGATCCCGGCGGTGCGGAAGAAGAGGCTGAGGTCGCGGTCGAGCGGGGAGCCGCCGCTGATGGCGTAGCGCAGCCGGCCACCGAGTTCCTTGCGGATACGGCGGTAGACCAGCAGGTCGTACAGCGCGCGGGCGGCGTGGAGGACCGGGCCGGGGCCCTTGCCGGTGCCGAGCGACCGGCGCAGGTGTGCCTCGCCGAAGCGGACGGCGATCCGGTCCGCGCGGTCGAAGGAGGCGCCCCGGCCGATCTTCTCGGCGGTGGCGCGGCCGGTGTCGTGGATCTTCTCGAACAGGTAGGGAACGCCGACCAGGAAGGTGGGCCGGAACTCCTTGAGCATGGGGCGCAGTTCGTCGGGTTTCACGCTCGGGCAGTGGCCGGTCTCGATGCGGGCCAGCAGGCACGCGATCTGCAGGGTGCGGCCGAGGATGTGGGCGAGCGGCAGGAACAGCAGGGTGGAGGCGGCTTGCCGGGTGACCGCCTGGAAGACGGGGTGGAGCAGTTCGACGGTGTTCGCGGCCTCCGCGTGCAGGTTGGCGTGGGTGAGGACGCAGCCCTTGGGCTGTCCGGTGGTGCCGGAGGTGTAGCAGATGGTGGCGACGGTGTCGGGGGTGAGGGCGGTGCGGCGCTTGGTGACCTCCTCGTCGGGAAGCCTCTCGCCGAGGGTGATGAGGTCGGTGAGGGCGTCCGCGTCGAGTTGCCAGACGCGGGGCGGGCGGGTGTGGCCGGCCGTGCCGGTGGTGACGGTGGCGGCGTTCCCGGCGGTCTCGGCGATGACGTGCCGGGCGCCCGAGTCGCGGACGATCCATTCCACCTGGGGGGCGGAGGAGGTGGGGTAGACGGGGACGGTCCGGCCGCCGGCGGCCCAGACGGCGAAGTCCAGGACCGTCCACTCGTAGCGGGTGCGGGACATGACGGCGACCCGGCCGCCGGGTTCGAGGCCGGCGGCGATCAGGCCCTTGGCGACGGCGGTGACCTCCTGGGCGAAGGCGGCGGCGGTCACCGGTTCCCAGGCGCCCTCCGCCGTCCTGCGCCGCAGCACGACGGCGCCGGGCGCCTCGTCCGCGTTGATGTACGGGATGTCGGCGATGCTGCCGGTGGCGGGGCGCTCGACCATCGGCTGGGCGTGCGCCTCGCGCACGGTGCCCGTCTCGTCCCTGATCAGCTCGATCCGGCCGCGGGCCGACAGGTCGGTGCGCTGCTCGGCCCGTTTCAGATCCCTGCGTACGCCCATGGCGGCGGCTCCCGGGTTGCCGGTGCACGTGTTGACGCAAGGTCAACTTACCCGTAAGTAAGGAAAGGTCAATGGGTCGTGCGCGAACCCTCCCCGCGCCCCGCGTCAGTACGCGATGTCCCTGGCCCGGTCGATGGTGGTGGCCAGCTGCCGTACCGCGTCGTCCTCGGTGCGGTCGGCCAGGTCCTCGGCGTGCCGGGCGAGTTGGTCCAGGCCGGGTGCGCCGGGCAGGGGCGCGAAGCGGGTGTCCTCGCGGCGCAGGGCGTCGGCGAACCAGGCGGCCACCACCGCGACCTGGAAGCGGGCGGAGGCACTGCGGACGGACTCGCCCAGGTCCGCCGTCTCCACCTGGCCGGACTCCTCGTGCGGGGCGCGGGTGCCGGGGTCGAGCCAGCGGACGGTGGCCGTGGCGAGGTGGCCGTCGGCGCCGGGCCTGGTGCGGACGGCGTACAGGGCGGTGACCGTGTGGCCGGGGCCGACCTCGCCGCCGTC
This region of Streptomyces chromofuscus genomic DNA includes:
- a CDS encoding chaplin, which gives rise to MKKTAAVVAGAIMALGMATPAFADSGAGAAAVGSPGVVSGNVVQVPVHVPINVCGNTVNFIAALNPAFGNVCIND
- a CDS encoding glycosyltransferase, with product MKALHIITGLGVGGAEQQLRLLLRHLPVDCDVVTLTDPGPVADGLIADGVRVTHVGMAGNRDLGVLPRLTRHIRAGDYDLVHTHLYRACVYGRLAARLAGIRAVVATEHSLGESQMEGRRLTAGVRALYLASERLGRRTVAVSPTVAARLERWGVPAARIAVVPNGIDLARFRFDPARRQRTRQRFGLPETAYVVGAVGRLTAGKRFDLAIRALAHLPGAYRLLLVGGGPEANVLRRTAHEAGVADRVLFTGERPYVADGSPGPDLPSLTAAMDLLVSPSPEEAFGLAVVEALAAGLPVVYASCPAIEDLPPHTAPTARRVTGGAPEFARAVAEARAAGPLLRTAPEAAQHYCITRNAARLMDVYATAFAAPREAAPSSPSPQGAST
- a CDS encoding glycoside hydrolase family 26 protein; translated protein: MAAQHRRVRPCRLACLAATVVASAALATGPVFALGLGVTATPDLPAPAPTTPATPAPPTTPASPAVPGTSASPAAPATPQSPKPPAKQFPAFGAYLHYGERGVARIAQLSRWLDGAELRVGHTYLPGDRWSNIEGAPDFLEAWADWRNAEDDRMFVLNVPMLERNEEGLSDATVRALLRRGAAGQFDHHFRALAERLVALKAPDTVIVLGWEMNGITYTHRCGPDPRAWKRYWNRIVTTMRSVPGQEFRFDFTPTRGRDAIPWTQCYPGDDTVDIIGMDAYDQPAGLSFDKQVKEPYGLQDHVEFAKAHGKQISYPEWGLFRNGDNPEYMRRMLAWMDEHKPLYNTLTDYCPHGVWQCDDNPKSAAVYRTLLSGRTDAPAPQPTQPTPPAPTTPPETPPAHCSPLDLGDWVEYWLGGKLCTRFDWWSRAR
- a CDS encoding polysaccharide deacetylase family protein, producing MSVPVDSGTRAVRSPAPVPWVAMYHSVGDCSDDPYRITVTPDRLDRQLAWMRRRGLRGVSVAELLAARERGEDRGLVGLTFDDGYGDFVDAALPVLRRHDCGATLFVLPGRLGGHNAWDPLGPRKPLLTADGIRAAAGQGVEIGSHGLTHLDLTKADDITLKAEVVESRVALAELTGTPVAGFCYPYGTVDRRAVDAVRDAGYAYACAIDPGPLTGPHALPRLHIGQHDTAVRLLLKYKLHRLRRRPVEGV
- a CDS encoding rodlin encodes the protein MIKKVIATAAIAASVVGVSAAAAPQALAVGDDSGPTTANGNGALQSFGNSSTYGTMSPQMALIQGSFNKPCLAVNDLPVGVGAVVGVPVQDIPILSDHTQQQCAENSTNTKRDGALAHLLEDVSVLSANSE
- a CDS encoding GNAT family N-acetyltransferase produces the protein MKPSYRTEVVTDEPAFAELGPVWGRLYGRSATATPFQSHAWLHSWWLSYGRPGRLRLVLVRAGDELVAAAPLMRVTRPLPSLVPLGGAISDYGDVLVDAEHGESALSALTEGLAAAARTALIDLREVRPGGAAEQVYERWRGPRHRVSDSLCLELPAVPMPDLIARLPSKSQQRARAKLRRLHTLGIEPSVVKPDDVEGALARLLELHRLQWQGRKVTSEHLRPRFRDHLVRAAAEMVRTGDALVTEFRLDREVVVVDLTLMSRRLIGGYLYGAHPRLREHRADVAAMLLQACTEQVSTAGIGTLSLLRGDEPYKHHWRPTTVVNQRLLLARRRTAPLLAAAVCAAGARRRGRELARLRKGRDGGGRS
- a CDS encoding rodlin, encoding MLKKAMVAAAAAASVIGMSVAAAPQALAVGDDSGPSVANGNGASSSFGNSATKGDMSPQLSLVDGSLNKPCLAVQDIPVAVDVAAVTVQDIPVLSDHTQQQCADNSTNTKRDGALTHILEDLSVLSANSD
- a CDS encoding carboxylate--amine ligase; translated protein: MSLFDTRVPAVLLRIDRNPFHHGTLGAVRSLGRAGVDVHVVADCAASPVRTSRYVRQLHPPPGPNASRDDIAEVLLRVAAGIARPAVLIPMDDASAIAVGRLRDVLAAAYLLPAIPCDLPERVADKAELASVCAASDLPHPRTLVPDSTDEAAGAAWRLGLPVVAKWSRPWLLPTETGLRSTRLVRSTQEARELYARSEEAGSRLLLQEFLPPGPDRDWFFHGYADRSGTLRAGGPGRKLHAWPRAAGLTAVGEWSPNPEVRSLAERLVGELGYHGILDLDFRRCGTTGRYHLLDFNPRPGAQFRLFTDTAGLDVVRALHLDLTHRPLPDGAPRPGRAFVVENYAPLTALRPALGGRELAWHARDDLAPGLAMSALWTRHVLRRLRGRLRPGPTVEVRPRVPLVRQATGPVESGLTGAPGLSDLSGSPTASGSSDVERASSR
- a CDS encoding chaplin; translated protein: MRQTLRKGVVAAAAATSMLSLCGGAALADSTAGGAAKGSPGVASGSTVEAPLGVPVNACGDTADALAGLNSAFGASCDEGRYSSGGLDEVDAIDDAGSSEDLHDDGSGDVPADASADASAEVPAEVPVDVPADVDDGVPADEAEAGDTSRTGAADDTSGAYGDTAEGLPGGYGDDSGTGYGGYGEDSGYGEDSGYGEDSGYGDAPTPTPTPTPSNPPTPTSPPSTPPPPPPSTPSAPPTSPPGDDNPPSPPVEQPPTDTPPTGGDGKNPPSLPDTGTEAVLAASGASAALILSGSLLYWRGRTTLRR
- a CDS encoding AMP-dependent synthetase/ligase yields the protein MGVRRDLKRAEQRTDLSARGRIELIRDETGTVREAHAQPMVERPATGSIADIPYINADEAPGAVVLRRRTAEGAWEPVTAAAFAQEVTAVAKGLIAAGLEPGGRVAVMSRTRYEWTVLDFAVWAAGGRTVPVYPTSSAPQVEWIVRDSGARHVIAETAGNAATVTTGTAGHTRPPRVWQLDADALTDLITLGERLPDEEVTKRRTALTPDTVATICYTSGTTGQPKGCVLTHANLHAEAANTVELLHPVFQAVTRQAASTLLFLPLAHILGRTLQIACLLARIETGHCPSVKPDELRPMLKEFRPTFLVGVPYLFEKIHDTGRATAEKIGRGASFDRADRIAVRFGEAHLRRSLGTGKGPGPVLHAARALYDLLVYRRIRKELGGRLRYAISGGSPLDRDLSLFFRTAGIVVYEGYGLTETTAAATIVPPLRPRPGTVGLPVPGTGVRIADDGEVLIRGGIVFDGYWNNPEATDAVLTDGWFATGDLGALDQDGCLTITGRKKDILVTSGGKNVSPAILEDRLRSRSPIGQCLVVGDNRPFVGALVTLDPDAVAHWLAVHKLPPGTPVSTVGRDPRLRAAVQRAVDYANEAVSRAESIRAFTLVEGEFTEENGMLTPSLKVKRHAVTTAYAKEIEALYASGR
- a CDS encoding YveK family protein, which codes for MTENPTGQHRRAGLPARVRTLPPWTLLAAGAVAGGLLGGAYGMLKTPTYTATSYVVAVPTEKSDPATALGFAQAYGRIATQVAVLGDAQVWSGVPVRTLRDSVRTATSPDAPMLAVTATSSRPDLAADMANAVARALTRHAGDIAGATNVELQQFARATKPAQPSSASSTVTGLVGASAGGLLGGLALLVRPRRSTDDSGRTAAVPGPAVAVDAHGTL